A region from the Rhodothermales bacterium genome encodes:
- a CDS encoding NAD(P)-dependent alcohol dehydrogenase: MTTTVHAYAVHEAGGRLEPFEYELGALAPNEVDLNVKSCGICFSDVSMIDNAWGFSPYPMVPGHEIIGEVRAVGEQVTHLAVGDIVGVGWHAGYCLMCAQCMSGDHHMCSHAVSTFIGRHGGYADMVRAQAAAVFKLPDGVDARTAGPLMCGGITVFSPFLQFGISPTANVGVIGIGGLGHLALKFAQAWGCHITAFTSTEAKQQQALEMGAHEVLNSRDTEALARATDRFDLLLSTVNAPLDWNAFIGTLKRRGRLHVLGAVMEPLSIPTSSLMMAQRSVSSSPAGSPSDITKMLDFVGRHGIAPMTEHFSFDQINDAIEHLRGGKARYRVVLEH; this comes from the coding sequence ATGACTACCACAGTCCACGCATACGCAGTACATGAGGCGGGTGGCAGGCTCGAGCCATTTGAATATGAACTCGGGGCGCTTGCCCCAAACGAGGTTGATCTCAACGTGAAAAGCTGCGGCATCTGCTTCAGTGATGTCAGCATGATCGACAATGCCTGGGGGTTTTCGCCGTATCCGATGGTGCCCGGCCATGAGATTATCGGCGAGGTCCGCGCTGTGGGCGAACAGGTCACCCATCTCGCTGTCGGCGACATTGTGGGCGTTGGGTGGCACGCTGGCTACTGCCTGATGTGCGCGCAGTGCATGAGCGGCGATCATCATATGTGCTCGCATGCGGTGAGCACCTTCATCGGTCGCCATGGCGGCTACGCCGACATGGTGCGTGCGCAGGCTGCCGCCGTGTTCAAACTGCCTGACGGCGTTGATGCGCGTACCGCCGGCCCATTGATGTGCGGTGGCATCACGGTGTTCAGCCCGTTCCTGCAGTTTGGCATCTCGCCAACCGCGAACGTCGGCGTCATCGGCATCGGCGGTCTCGGTCACCTGGCACTCAAGTTCGCACAAGCCTGGGGTTGCCACATTACCGCATTCACATCCACTGAAGCCAAGCAGCAGCAAGCCCTGGAGATGGGCGCGCACGAGGTCCTCAACTCACGCGACACCGAGGCCCTCGCAAGGGCGACCGACCGCTTTGACCTGTTGCTTTCTACCGTTAACGCGCCCCTCGACTGGAACGCTTTCATCGGGACCCTGAAGCGACGCGGCCGATTGCACGTCCTGGGCGCGGTCATGGAGCCGTTGAGCATTCCGACGAGCTCTTTGATGATGGCACAGCGCTCGGTGTCCAGTTCGCCGGCCGGCAGTCCGTCGGATATCACGAAGATGCTGGACTTCGTTGGCCGTCACGGCATCGCCCCTATGACCGAGCACTTCTCTTTCGACCAGATCAATGACGCGATTGAGCACCTCCGGGGTGGCAAAGCCCGCTACCGGGTCGTGCTCGAACACTAA
- a CDS encoding AraC family transcriptional regulator: protein MTKNDLTTRVCAWLDSQDVGDEPCATGLAGLTVLRSRKPTSVEAVLYQPLLCLILQGRKETHFGARCLSFAAGESLIVSHDLPVHSRVTEASDQVPYVALVLELDMGMVRSLHDEVGEVDLEEVHAYGLAVGDTNTALIDAMGRLFDLVDRPRLEAKVMVPLVLREIHFRLLLVRHGGMLRQLLRRGSHANRIAKAIAHIKQNYATPLTVKRMASIAGMSPSSFYEHFKALTATTPLQYQKELRLLEARRLLMDTGHTVASAAFKVGYESPTQFSREFSRKFGNPPRVDKVA, encoded by the coding sequence ATGACGAAAAATGATCTGACCACCCGAGTTTGTGCTTGGCTAGACAGTCAGGATGTCGGTGACGAACCTTGTGCCACTGGACTCGCTGGACTCACGGTGCTGCGTAGTCGCAAACCCACATCAGTAGAGGCAGTTCTCTATCAACCACTGCTTTGCCTGATTCTACAAGGGCGCAAGGAAACCCATTTCGGTGCGCGCTGCCTCAGCTTTGCCGCTGGAGAGTCACTGATCGTCAGCCATGACCTGCCGGTCCACTCACGCGTGACGGAGGCGAGCGATCAAGTGCCCTATGTGGCCTTGGTGCTGGAACTCGATATGGGTATGGTGCGCAGTCTGCATGACGAGGTGGGCGAAGTTGATCTTGAAGAGGTACATGCCTATGGGCTGGCTGTCGGAGATACCAATACGGCGCTGATCGACGCGATGGGGCGACTCTTCGATTTAGTGGATCGGCCGCGGCTTGAGGCGAAGGTGATGGTCCCGCTTGTCCTGCGCGAGATCCATTTCCGGCTGCTTCTGGTGCGGCACGGCGGTATGCTTCGTCAGCTACTACGGCGGGGGAGTCATGCCAACCGCATCGCGAAGGCGATTGCCCACATCAAGCAGAACTATGCCACCCCCCTCACCGTGAAAAGGATGGCCAGTATTGCGGGGATGAGTCCATCGTCCTTTTACGAGCATTTCAAGGCGCTCACAGCAACGACGCCGCTGCAGTATCAGAAAGAACTCAGGCTTCTCGAAGCGCGCCGACTCTTGATGGACACCGGGCATACCGTTGCCAGCGCCGCGTTCAAGGTTGGCTATGAGAGCCCCACGCAGTTCAGCCGCGAATTTTCCCGCAAGTTTGGCAACCCGCCGCGTGTCGATAAAGTCGCCTGA
- a CDS encoding NAD(P)H-binding protein: protein MPHEAAIILGASGSVGSALLDEVERSGRFSPVIVVVRRPLGLPDDTEVEELIVPDMAPDTLVQSVVDALHPLPMDAVGFSVLGVGAGTAKLTLEQHRAIDVDLNAAFARGLKESGKVRHLAFMSAVGADINARTTGSGAAGMSRYARVKGEAEAAVLKQGPAVVSIFRPSTILGSQHTPRLVSMAASLLAPLTPARFRPIRTTEIARAMVACALDTPSESAVYHYPEMKALVV, encoded by the coding sequence ATGCCTCATGAAGCCGCCATCATCCTGGGAGCTTCGGGTTCGGTAGGTAGCGCGCTGCTGGATGAAGTGGAGCGCTCCGGTCGGTTCAGCCCCGTGATCGTCGTCGTCCGCCGGCCCCTTGGGCTTCCAGATGACACGGAAGTCGAAGAGTTGATCGTCCCCGACATGGCGCCGGATACGCTGGTTCAGTCCGTGGTCGACGCGCTACATCCGCTTCCGATGGATGCCGTCGGATTCAGTGTCCTGGGCGTCGGAGCCGGCACCGCCAAACTCACCCTGGAGCAGCACCGGGCCATCGACGTCGATCTCAACGCCGCCTTTGCCCGGGGACTGAAGGAGTCCGGGAAGGTCCGCCATCTTGCCTTCATGTCCGCGGTAGGGGCCGACATCAACGCGCGTACGACCGGCTCGGGCGCTGCCGGCATGAGCCGCTACGCCCGGGTCAAGGGAGAGGCGGAAGCCGCCGTGTTGAAGCAAGGTCCCGCCGTTGTGAGCATCTTCCGGCCATCTACCATCCTGGGTTCCCAGCACACGCCTCGCCTGGTCTCCATGGCCGCGTCGCTCCTTGCACCGCTCACGCCGGCGCGATTTCGTCCCATCCGAACAACCGAGATCGCCCGGGCCATGGTCGCGTGTGCGCTGGACACGCCTTCCGAGAGCGCTGTATACCACTACCCCGAGATGAAAGCGCTGGTTGTCTAG